GGATGACCTGGAGCGATCACTGGTATCAGGCCCAGATGGACGTCCTCGCCACCAACAACAAGATCAAGTCGAGCATCACCAGCTTCAGCGACAACATCGATGCCTACACCAAGGTCAAGCAGGTGGGTGGGCAGATCGACATGGTGTCGGGCGACGCGCTGTGGGTCCCCCACTACTTCGAATCGGGCCTCATCGAGGCCTGGGACATCAACCAGCTCAAGGTCGCCAAGCAGCTCTACTCGGTCGCCCGGTCATTCCCCATCTGGACGAAGCCAGCAGGCTATCTCGGCTACCCGTTCGGGTGGTCGCCGGTCCAGATCTACTACGACCCGGCGCACGTAACACCGGCCCCCAACTCGTGGGATGTCCTGCTCGACCCGAAGTACAAGAAGCGCGTGGTCGTCGAGGATCAGCCGGTCGAGATCATGGCCTACATGGGCAAGTTGGCCGGGGTCAAGGACCCGTACAACATGACCCCCGCCGAGATCGCTCAGGCGAAGGCGCTGCTCATCCAGCTCAAGCCGAACATCCTTCGCCTCGCCCCTCAGAACACCGACACGATCGCCGCGCTCAAGAACGGAGAGGCCTGGATCGCCACCGGCAACCTCGGCACGGAAACTCGGGTCAAGGACCAGGGCGGTCCGCAGCTGAATGTCTTCACGCCCAAGGAGGGGACGATCGGCTGGATGGACTCCGAGATGATCGTCAAGGGCGGCGCGAACCAGAACCTCATCATGCCGTTCCTGGAGCTAGCCGAGCAGGCCGAGTACATCGCCGCGAACTTCATGATCAATCAGCGGCCGCTGTTCAACGAGGCCGCTTACAAGATCCTGATCAACCAGGGCCAGAAGGCTCTGGCGGATCGCTTCCTCTACAACAAGCCGGAAACGGTCCTCACCATGACCCTCAAGGGCCCGGGTTCTTCCACGCAGGGCGTCATCGCCGCCTTCAACGAGGTCTTCGGCGCCTAGTCGTCGGACTGGCACAACTCATCAACCATGACCGCAGAAACCCGCAGCGGAGCCGGCCCGGCTCCGCTGGCGGGATCCTCCCGTGGCTTACGGGCGCGATTCGGACGGGCTGCCCCGTTCCTGCCGGGCCTGTTCGTGCTGGTCTTCCTGTTCCTGACCCCGATGGTCATCATGTTCGTGTTCAGCTTCTGGCGCACGGACTCCGACTTCAACATGGTCCCCGACTGGAATCTGAACAACTACCTTAGGTTCTTCGAGGTCCCCACCTACCTGCGGACGTTCGCCAAGACCCTGATCATGGCCACTATGGTGACCACCGCCGGCCTGGCCATCGCCCTGCCGTTCGCGTACTTCCTCGTGCGCTATGTCAGTCGCCGCATGCAGCGGGCGATCCTTCTGGCGGTGATCGTGCCGTTCTGGACCAGCTACCTGCTCCGGGTGTACGCCTGGCAGGCCATCCTGGGCGAGCACGGCGCGCTCAACCAGCTGCTCATGGGCATCGGCCTGATCAAGCAGCCCTCGGAGCTCCTCGTCTATAACGACCCGGGCGTCTTCCTGGTGCTGGTCTACGTCTACTTCCCGTTCGCGGTGCTCGCCCTGTACGCGGCACTCGAGAAGTTCGATTTCACCCAGCTCCATGCGGCGCAGGACCTAGGCGCCCGCCCGGACCAGGCGTTCCGGCACATCCTGTTGCCCCAGATCCGGCCGGGGATCATCACCGCCTGCATCTTCGTCTTCATCCCCATCCTCGGCGAGTTCCTCACCCCGACGCTGATCGGTGGCGCCCAGAGCAGCCTGATCGCGAACCTGGTGGTGAACTTCTTCCGAGGCGCCCAGTTCCCGGAAGGAGCCGCCCTGGCGATCGTCATCGCAGGCTTCGTGACCGTGGTGATGATCATCTTCCGGAAGTCGCTGCGGGTCGAGGATGTCGTGGCTCGTGGCTAAGGGGATCAGCCCACTCGAGACGATGCCGGTCAGCCCGGTTGCCCGTCAGACCCGCGGCTGCCTGACCCTCCTGGCCGGGGCCGTCCTGGCCTTCCTCTACTTGCCGATCGCGTTCCTCATCCTGTTCTCGTTCGAAAGCGCGGAGACGCCGGGCTTGCCGATCACCGGCCTCACCCTGCGCTGGTACGGGGAGATGCTCCAGGACAGCGCGATTCACACGGCCGTCCTCAACTCCATCGAAGTCGCGGCCATCGTGACTCTCCTGGCCACGATCATCGGGACGATGGCCGCCTTCCCGTTGGTGCGTGGCGGGATCCGCTTCCCCGGTACCGCGCGCCTGCTGTTCACGATGCCGATCATGATCCCGGGCGTGCTGATCGGGATTGGCCTGCTCATCTTCTTCCGGCAGGCGTTGAACCTCCAACTCGGCCTGAACACCGTGATCGCCGGCCATCTCGTCTTCACCACGCCGTTCGTGGTCCTCATCGTGGCCGCCCGGCTGCAGGGATTCGATCGGCGACTCGAGTGGGCCGCGGCCGATCTCGGGGCGAACAATCGGCAGACCCTCCGGCTCATCGTCCTGCCGCTGATCGCGCCGGCGATCATCGCCGGAGCCCTCCTCAGCGTCACTCTCTCGATCGACGAGTTCGTGATCACGTTCTTCACGATTGGGCCGCAGTTGACCCTGCCGCTCTACATCTACACCCAGATCAAGTTCGGGGTCACCCCGGAGGTCAACGCGGTCGCGACTGTGATCCTGGTCGCGACGCTGGGGGCGTTCGCCGTCGGCTCGCTCCTGCTGAGCGGAACCCGCCGGCTCCGGCGCCGGGCGGCCGAATGAGCGGCAGCCGTTGAGCGGGTTGCTCGGAGCACGCTCGGGCCCGGATGCCTCACTGAGGGTGGGATTCCAGGTCTGGGGACAGGCCGCTTCGTGGCACGACCTCATGGCGGCCGGCGAGCGGATTGAGACGCTCGGGTTCGCCAGCCTCTTCGCCAACGATCACCTGATGCCGATCCTCGGCGACGCCGACGGGCCGATCCTCGGCGCACAGGGGCCGGTGTTCGAGGGTTGGATGACCCTTGGCGCCTGGGCGGCACGGACGAAGCGGGTACCTCTGGGCGTGATGGTCTGCGGCGTGGGCTACCGCAACGTGGGCCTCACGGTGAAGATGGCGACGGCGCTCGACCACGCCAGCGACGGCCGGGCAATGCTTGGCTTGGGAGCCGGTTGGCACGAGCCCGAACATCGGGCGTTCGGCTACGAGATGCTTTCGCTGGGCGATCGAATCAGCCGGCTGGACGAAGCGAGCAGGGTAGCCCGCGGGATGCTCAACGGCGAATCCGTCACGTACGACGGCCGCTGGGTGAGCGGCCACGACTTGCGCAACGACCCGCCCCCGGTCCAGGCTCGGATGCCCCTCCTGATCGGGGGCAGCGGCGAGAAGCGAACCCTCCGAATCGTGGCCCGCGACGCGGACATCTGGAACGGCGAGGGCGATCCGGCGACCTACGCCCACAAGAGCGCGGTACTGGACCAGCATTGCACCGAGATCGGCCGCGATCCAGGCACGATCCGGCGGACGGTTGGGATTCAGCCGATCTGCATCCGGGAGACGCGGGCGGCTGCCGTCGAGGCGTTGACCGCGATCCTCGCCAGGCAGGGCGGCAGCGCCGATCGGGCCAGGGCGTGGGCGGGGCGCTCGCCGCTGGCGGACACCCAGGACAGCGTGATCCGACTCCTTCGAGCCTGGCACGCCGCCGGGGCCGAGGAGGCGATCGTCGATCTGCCCACGCCGCTCGACGACGAGACGATCGAACGCCTGGCCGGGCCCGTCCGGGAACGTCTGGCGTGATCGGCCCCGCCACCCGACCCAGTGGAGGTTCAATCTGATGGGAG
The sequence above is drawn from the Chloroflexota bacterium genome and encodes:
- a CDS encoding LLM class flavin-dependent oxidoreductase → MGFQVWGQAASWHDLMAAGERIETLGFASLFANDHLMPILGDADGPILGAQGPVFEGWMTLGAWAARTKRVPLGVMVCGVGYRNVGLTVKMATALDHASDGRAMLGLGAGWHEPEHRAFGYEMLSLGDRISRLDEASRVARGMLNGESVTYDGRWVSGHDLRNDPPPVQARMPLLIGGSGEKRTLRIVARDADIWNGEGDPATYAHKSAVLDQHCTEIGRDPGTIRRTVGIQPICIRETRAAAVEALTAILARQGGSADRARAWAGRSPLADTQDSVIRLLRAWHAAGAEEAIVDLPTPLDDETIERLAGPVRERLA
- a CDS encoding ABC transporter permease encodes the protein MTAETRSGAGPAPLAGSSRGLRARFGRAAPFLPGLFVLVFLFLTPMVIMFVFSFWRTDSDFNMVPDWNLNNYLRFFEVPTYLRTFAKTLIMATMVTTAGLAIALPFAYFLVRYVSRRMQRAILLAVIVPFWTSYLLRVYAWQAILGEHGALNQLLMGIGLIKQPSELLVYNDPGVFLVLVYVYFPFAVLALYAALEKFDFTQLHAAQDLGARPDQAFRHILLPQIRPGIITACIFVFIPILGEFLTPTLIGGAQSSLIANLVVNFFRGAQFPEGAALAIVIAGFVTVVMIIFRKSLRVEDVVARG
- a CDS encoding ABC transporter substrate-binding protein — translated: MSDPMREYSRRQFLKATAAAGVAVGLGGVVAACSTAATTAAPTAAAPASAAPPSVAAVSAAPSVAPTGTFNWMTWSDHWYQAQMDVLATNNKIKSSITSFSDNIDAYTKVKQVGGQIDMVSGDALWVPHYFESGLIEAWDINQLKVAKQLYSVARSFPIWTKPAGYLGYPFGWSPVQIYYDPAHVTPAPNSWDVLLDPKYKKRVVVEDQPVEIMAYMGKLAGVKDPYNMTPAEIAQAKALLIQLKPNILRLAPQNTDTIAALKNGEAWIATGNLGTETRVKDQGGPQLNVFTPKEGTIGWMDSEMIVKGGANQNLIMPFLELAEQAEYIAANFMINQRPLFNEAAYKILINQGQKALADRFLYNKPETVLTMTLKGPGSSTQGVIAAFNEVFGA
- a CDS encoding ABC transporter permease, with product MPVSPVARQTRGCLTLLAGAVLAFLYLPIAFLILFSFESAETPGLPITGLTLRWYGEMLQDSAIHTAVLNSIEVAAIVTLLATIIGTMAAFPLVRGGIRFPGTARLLFTMPIMIPGVLIGIGLLIFFRQALNLQLGLNTVIAGHLVFTTPFVVLIVAARLQGFDRRLEWAAADLGANNRQTLRLIVLPLIAPAIIAGALLSVTLSIDEFVITFFTIGPQLTLPLYIYTQIKFGVTPEVNAVATVILVATLGAFAVGSLLLSGTRRLRRRAAE